The following are encoded together in the Cheilinus undulatus linkage group 3, ASM1832078v1, whole genome shotgun sequence genome:
- the LOC121506804 gene encoding protein S100-B-like, with translation MTDLESGMITIIRIFHKYSGHKCNLKKAELKDLINNEMSHFIMKIQEKETLDELFADLDQNGDLEIDFKEFITLIAMVTSACHELHPKTTS, from the exons ATGACAGACCTGGAGAGTGGCATGATCACTATCATCCGAATTTTCCACAAATACTCGGGGCACAAGTGCAACCTGAAGAAAGCAGAGCTGAAGGATCTCATCAACAATGAGATGAGTCATTTCATAATG AAAATCCAAGAGAAAGAAACTTTGGACGAACTTTTTGCTGACCTCGACCAGAACGGAGACCTGGAGATCGACTTTAAAGAATTCATCACTCTCATTGCCATGGTGACTTCAGCATGCCATGAACTTCATCCCAAAACCACATCATGA
- the inpp1 gene encoding inositol polyphosphate 1-phosphatase, producing the protein MAELLRLLLRVAEKAANVARVCRQEAPLFQLLVQEKTGDDKNKKFVQDFKTLADVVIQEMIRHDVGAQFPEMADFIHGEESNKFENGLGESVIVTVCGTEQETATLLSTVLDGDHTAASLLARAIHQDPATIDTNTDGLTVPLSPSELGIWIDPIDATSQYIEGREEVLEEGHLSPSGLHCALVLIGVYLRSTGEPVMGVINQPFNHKDPAGGGWRGKHFWGVSYSGVNLCSESQPATRSGGGLSVVLSSSEKPVVKEALTSLCGPDRLMYASGAGYKILCVIQGLADVYVLSEGSTFKWDSCAPHVLLRALGGGVVDLTKSLQSSSGAKDQQTELTYHQPYTECKGADRWANHGGLLAYRDCSQLCRITAALRGKL; encoded by the exons ATGGCTGAACTGCTGAGGCTGCTGCTCCGGGTGGCTGAGAAAGCAGCCAACGTGGCTCGGGTCTGCAGACAAGAGGCTCCTCTCTTTCAGCTCCTTGTACAAGAGAAAACTGGAGATGACAAGAACAAGAAGTTTGTCCAGGACTTCAAAACGCTGGCTGACGTGGTAATACAGGAGATGATCCGTCATGATGTTGGTGCTCAG ttcCCTGAGATGGCTGACTTCATTCATGGAGAGGAGTCCAATAAATTTGAGAATGGCCTTG GAGAAAGTGTAATAGTCACAGTGTGTGGTACGGAGCAGGAGACTGCAACCCTGCTTTCCACTGTGCTTGACGGCGACCACACAGCAGCCTCCCTTCTGGCTCGAGCGATCCACCAAGACCCGGCAACCATCGACACTAACACTGATGGTCTGACAGTGCCTCTTAGCCCCTCAGAGCTAGGCATCTGGATCGACCCCATAG ATGCCACCAGTCAGTACATAGAGGGCCGAGAAGAGGTGCTGGAGGAGGGACACCTGTCTCCCTCGGGTCTGCACTGTGCTCTGGTCCTCATCGGGGTTTATCTCCGGAGCACAGGAGAGCCTGTCATGGGTGTCATCAACCAGCCGTTCAACCACAAAGACCCAGCAGGTGGAGG CTGGAGGGGGAAGCACTTCTGGGGGGTGTCCTACAGCGGGGTCAACCTGTGCTCAGAGTCGCAGCCGGCCACTCGATCAGGAGGGGGTTTGTCTGTGGTTCTGAGCTCCAGTGAGAAGCCTGTGGTAAAAGAGGCTCTGACGTCGCTGTGTGGTCCTGACAGGCTTATGTACGCCTCTGGAGCCGGGTACAAAATCCTATGCGTGATTCAGGGCCTGGCCGATGTTTACGTCTTGTCAGAGGGGAGCACCTTTAAGTGGGACTCCTGCGCTCCTCATGTCCTACTCCGAGCCCTCGGAGGCGGGGTGGTTGACCTGACTAAGAGTCTACAGTCGAGCTCTGGAGCAAAGGACCAGCAGACAGAACTGACCTACCACCAGCCGTACACTGAGTGTAAAGGAGCAGACCGCTGGGCTAACCATGGCGGCTTGTTGGCGTATCGAGACTGTTCTCAGCTGTGCCGcattactgcagctctgagagGGAAGCTGTAG